TGCACAACTCTTTGATGATTTGTTTTCTGCTAAAGACTATGACTACATCATTTTCGATTGCCCACCGGCAATTAATAAAATTACTAGCGGTATTATTTTGTATGCACAATACTTTGTCATTCCAGTATCTCCATCGAAATACTCGCAAAAAGGGTTAGAAATTCTATTAGAGTACTTAGCTCAAGTCTTTCATATCTCGAAGAAAGAACAGAAGAAGTTCTTTCGGGTTTTAAAAACCTTTCATAATCCGAATGAAATCGCCAGCCAAAAGATTAGTCGATATTTGGATGAAAAGCGCTTTAATATGTTCCATACATATATTTCAAAAGCAACTGAATTTGATACGCTCACCTTTACCAATGATGTAATTATCGAGGCGAAGCCAAATCATCCGGTCGCTAAAGAATATGTGTTACTTATGGATGAGGTTCTAGAGTGGATAAGTGATAATAATTAGGAGGTTCCGAACATGTCGAACAAAGATCATGATATTTACGAACAATTACGAGAAGTAAATCGCCCGTCAAGTGGGCAGAGCGCTCGTGTAGCCGAGTTGATGCTCGGGAATCCAGAAGAAATGCAGCTGACAACCATCAAACTTTCGGTGCTAAACCCTAGTAAATATAACCGTATGCCAATTGTTAAAGTTGAGGAGCTGATGGAACAAATTAAGGCTGACGGCTTGCAGAATCCAATACATGTGCGCTTTATTAGTGATGATAATATTATCAATATTGCTGGCCATCGCCGAGCGGAAGCATATAGACGCTTGGGATATGACGAAATTCCTGCTTTTATTCGTAGGGATATCAAAACAGATTTGGACGAACAAAGAGCGGTCGCAATCAATAATGTGCAACGCGAGGAGACGAAAGAAATCGTCAAACAAAAAGTTTTGGAGTGGGGTGATATTTACGAAATTGAAAAGAGTCGAGGAAATATTCCTGCCGGAATCCGAAAGCGTGTGTGGATTGCGCAGTTTACTAATTTAAGTGAACGGAGTGTCCAGCGGTACTTAACTGAATATGAGGCGATTGAAGGTGACGTTATTGAAAAACCAGAAATTGATCCATTAATGGCTGCTGAGCAAAAAGTCATTAAACAAGCACAATCGTTTAGCAAACATTTAGCCAAATATGCGAAACTGACGGATAAGCGACAGAGTGCTGCAGTTATTCAAGAACTTGAAAAACTAATTAACATAGTCAAAGATAACATGAAATAACTGAAAAAGCCGAGCAACAATTTTTGCTCGGCTTTTTTTGTTACCGCTCTAATTCTCTTATTTCGCTATATTTATGGTTAACGTGATAAGTTTCTTGCTAAATTGTGAGAATAATATTATAGTTAATTTAGATTAGAAGAAGGAAGTGTGTAGATGTTATTAGAAGAGCCGATTGCTTTTTTGAAATTCTTAAATATTATATTGTTTGGGAGTGTTTTTTGTTTTTACATTTTGTCATCAATAATAAGTTACTGGTTTCGAAAAAAAAGAAAATTGAAAGTTAATAAAAGTTTTAGGTATGACAATGGGAAACCTACTCTTGAATTCAGAGTACCCTTATATTACTCTACACCAATGGAAGATGAGGTTTGGTCAACGTTTGAACAGGATCAGCTATTTACTTATAAAAATAATGATTATATTATTGCTCAAATCGTTGAAGAGCAAAACAAAAAAACTATTGCAAACTGCATTGTTTTTGCATTTATATGTAAAAAAATTGTTGTGTCACTTGTTCCAAAACATCAACTGAGTAAGGCAGAAGTACAGAATGGGGACAGATATATTACACATGGTGATGGTTCACCAATTATCAAAGACTCTAAAAATGTTACTATTAATAATAATGCTTTAAATAGCCTAAAAGAGTTGAATGATTTTTTCTTAAATGCTAATTTGCAAGATGTTCCGGATAAATCGTTTATTCTGGAGTGTATATCATTAATTAAGAATAATCATAATTTAGGAGATAAGAAAACAGATTTTATTATTACTCTAGGTAATTACGCTAAAACAGTGCCTGCAATTGCTACTGCTATTGCAAGTGTTATCAGTTTACTAACTAACTAAATTAATTGAGGTTACATATTATTTTTACTGTTGTAAATATATTATTTTTTAAGGAGAGTATAGATGAATGATAAAGAATTAAATGATTTAAAAGTGCTACTTGAAAATTTGGTTCAAATTCCACCATACATTTTATCGGATGAACAGCAAGCACTAATTA
The Culicoidibacter larvae DNA segment above includes these coding regions:
- a CDS encoding ParA family protein, whose protein sequence is MKQTKTIALLNQKGGVNKTTAAIILATYLSNRGNKVGFVGADAQLHATGTLLKDEYVEYGLYDLISGTKMFDEVVVHINENLDFIPETLMLSTADILLSQKMGGEMYLAQLFDDLFSAKDYDYIIFDCPPAINKITSGIILYAQYFVIPVSPSKYSQKGLEILLEYLAQVFHISKKEQKKFFRVLKTFHNPNEIASQKISRYLDEKRFNMFHTYISKATEFDTLTFTNDVIIEAKPNHPVAKEYVLLMDEVLEWISDNN
- a CDS encoding ParB/RepB/Spo0J family partition protein, translating into MSNKDHDIYEQLREVNRPSSGQSARVAELMLGNPEEMQLTTIKLSVLNPSKYNRMPIVKVEELMEQIKADGLQNPIHVRFISDDNIINIAGHRRAEAYRRLGYDEIPAFIRRDIKTDLDEQRAVAINNVQREETKEIVKQKVLEWGDIYEIEKSRGNIPAGIRKRVWIAQFTNLSERSVQRYLTEYEAIEGDVIEKPEIDPLMAAEQKVIKQAQSFSKHLAKYAKLTDKRQSAAVIQELEKLINIVKDNMK